The Setaria italica strain Yugu1 chromosome IX, Setaria_italica_v2.0, whole genome shotgun sequence genome has a window encoding:
- the LOC101754993 gene encoding heavy metal-associated isoprenylated plant protein 39: MSKKIVVKIDLHDNKDKQKAMKAVSTLSGIDSISVDMASHKMTVIGMVDPVNVVSKLRKASWAASIDSVGPAKEPEKKEEEKKKDGDDKKDGDDKKDGDAKKDGDEKDGKKAAAPTEQQILAELMNQYRAYYPPMNTHYYVQSMEENPNSCAIC, encoded by the exons ATGTCGAAG AAAATCGTGGTGAAGATAGACCTGCACGACAACAAGGACAAGCAGAAGGCCATGAAGGCCGTCTCGACGCTCAGCG GGATCGACTCGATATCCGTGGACATGGCGTCGCACAAGATGACGGTGATCGGGATGGTGGACCCGGTGAACGTGGTGAGCAAGCTGCGCAAGGCCTCGTGGGCGGCGAGCATCGACTCCGTCGGCCCGGCCAAGGAgccggagaagaaggaggaggagaagaagaaagacggtGACGACAAGAAGGACGGCGACGACAAGAAGGACGGCGACGCTAAGAAGGACGGCGACGAGAAGGACGGCAAGAAGGCGGCTGCGCCGACGGAGCAGCAGATCCTCGCCGAGCTGATGAACCAGTACCGGGCCTACTACCCGCCAATGAACACCCACTACTACGTGCAGAGCATGGAGGAGAACCCCAACTCCTGCGCCATCTGCTAA
- the LOC101755680 gene encoding probable lysophospholipase BODYGUARD 3 — MGAAARWSAALASAGRAANEAVSVVVFVLLDALEVLLCAVYKAADYVAEGAWRPCYCSRSSPAAAAAGAAGKIVVSERGGSKVVSMLSATRLHLEDISDTLYTRPSVVACAASAAASASGSGASTRRPAGVTVHSAIVQMLRGKIGGAGDGKHRPYPSPRWSDCHCANCNPADTDRLFVHVEAPQGGGGAATEEDVLFIHGFISSSGFWTETVLPHVSPAARSRRRLFAVDLLGFGRSPKPADSLYTLREHVEMIERSVIERHGVRSFHIVAHSLGSILALALAVKYPAAVRSLTLVAPPYFPVPRGEVGTQYVLRTVAPRRVWPPIAFGASVACWYEHLSRTVSIVLCKHHRLWELAFRVFTLYRVRTYLMDGFFCHTHIASWHTLHNIICGSAGKIDKCLEVVRDQLTCDVTIYHGRDDELLPVQCSYAVKAKVPRAQVKVIDGKDHVTIVVGRQKDLARELEEIWDRKR, encoded by the exons ATGGGCGCCGCGGCGCGGTGGTCGGCGGCATTGGCGTCGGCCGGCCGCGCGGCGAACGAGGCCGTGAGCGTCGTGGTGTTCGTGCTGCTGGACGCGCTGGAGGTGCTGCTCTGCGCCGTGTACAAGGCGGCGGACTACGTGGCGGAGGGCGCGTGGCGGCCCTGCTACTGCtcgcgctcgtcgccggcggcggcggccgcgggggccgCGGGCAAGATCGTCGTGTCGGAGCGGGGCGGCTCCAAGGTGGTCAGCATGCTGTCGGCCACCAGGCTGCACCTCGAGGACATCTCCGACACGCTCTACACGCGGCCCTCCGTGGTCGCctgcgcggcgtcggcggcggcctcggcgtcggGGTCCGGCGCCTCCACGCGGCGCCCGGCGGGGGTCACCGTGCACTCCGCCATCGTGCAGATGCTGCGGGGCAagatcggcggcgccggcgacggcaagCACCGGCCGTACCCGTCGCCGCGGTGGTCCGACTGCCACTGCGCCAACTGCAACCCGGCCGACACGGACCGCCTCTTCGTCCACGTCGAGGCGCCGCAAG gcggcggcggcgctgcgacGGAGGAGGACGTGCTGTTCATCCACGGGTTCATCTCGTCGTCGGGGTTCTGGACGGAGACGGTGCTCCCCCACGTGAGCCCGGCGGCGCGGTCCCGGCGGCGGCTGTTCGCCGTGGACCTCCTCGGGTTCGGGCGCAGCCCCAAGCCGGCGGATTCGCTGTACACGCTGCGGGAGCACGTGGAGATGATCGAGCGCTCCGTCATCGAGCGGCACGGGGTGAGGTCCTTCCACATCGTGGCGCACTCGCTGGGCTCCAtcctcgcgctcgcgctcgccgtCAAGTACCCCGCCGCGGTCAGGTCCCTCACCCTCGTCGCGCCG CCCTACTTCCCGGTGCCCCGCGGCGAGGTCGGGACGCAGTACGTGCTCCGGACGGTGGCGCCTCGGCGGGTGTGGCCGCCCATCGCGTTCGGCGCCTCCGTGGCGTGCTGGTACGAGCACCTCAGCCGCACCGTTAGCATCGTGCTCTGCAAGCACCACCGCCTCTGGGAGCTCGCGTTCCGCGTCTTCACCCTCTACAG GGTCCGGACCTACCTCATGGACGGCTTCTTCTGCCACACCCACATCGCCTCGTGGCACACCCTCCACAACATCATCTGCGGCAGCGCCGGCAAGATCGACAAGTGCCTGGAGGTGGTCCGGGACCAGCTCACCTGCGACGTCACCATCTACCACGGCAGGGACGACGAGCTCCTCCCCGTGCAGTGCAGCTACGCGGTGAAGGCCAAGGTCCCGCGCGCCCAGGTCAAGGTCATCGACGGCAAGGATCACGTCACCATTGTTGTCGGCCGGCAGAAGGACCTGGCCAGGGAGCTGGAGGAGATATGGGACAGGAAACGGTGA